One part of the Rutidosis leptorrhynchoides isolate AG116_Rl617_1_P2 chromosome 1, CSIRO_AGI_Rlap_v1, whole genome shotgun sequence genome encodes these proteins:
- the LOC139892948 gene encoding uncharacterized protein, with the protein MDVSIRGDRIMSVRLVIQEVTYTVISAYAPHAGLGAAEKRHFWESLDEVVRMCPPDHRLLIGGDLNGHIGTNAEGYQGAHGGFGYGVRNEEGLSILDFVVAHDLVVANLFFKKTNAQLATFHSGGHCTQIDYL; encoded by the coding sequence ATGGATGTGAGTATACGGGGtgataggattatgtcggttaggtTAGTAATCCAAGAGGTGACCTACACAGTCATTAGCGCTTACGCCCCCCATGCGGGCCTTGGCGCAGCTGAAAAGAGACACTTCTGGGAATCGTTAGACGAGGTAGTGAGGATGTGCCCTCCAGACCATCGATTACTCATTGGGGGGGATCTAAATGGTCATATAGGAACGAATGCTGAGGGTTATCAGGGTGCCCATGGGGGCTTTGGGTACGGAGTAAGAAATGAGGAAGGGCTCTCTATTCTCGATTTTGTTGTTGCTCACGATTTGGTTGTTGCAAATTTGTTCTTCAAGAAGACGAATGCTCAGCTAGCAACTTTTCATAGCGGGGGTCATTGTACCCAGATTGActatttgtga